The proteins below are encoded in one region of Candidatus Effluviviaceae Genus V sp.:
- a CDS encoding dihydroorotate dehydrogenase electron transfer subunit has translation MPRTEATRGRIRARRPVAEGSWLFTLETDPALPEAEPGQFVQVEVPGRTLLRRPFSVAGTPERGRLELLFEVRGDGTRDLASLPDGGELALTGPLGRAFEKHPAGAAAVLVAGGIGVAGLRMLAFRLAAARVPTTAFVGARGAGRLLHRELPPAGDHLRIEPATDDGSEGRPGTVCELFEERSGELPDGARVYLCGPRPMIRTAGRTAVEHGLRAFALLEETMACGVGACRGCVVETRDGYRTVCADGPVFDVADLMPVWRSDD, from the coding sequence GTGCCGAGAACGGAGGCGACACGGGGGCGGATCCGAGCGCGTCGCCCGGTCGCGGAAGGAAGCTGGCTGTTCACGCTTGAGACCGACCCGGCCCTCCCGGAGGCGGAGCCGGGGCAGTTCGTCCAGGTCGAGGTGCCGGGACGAACTCTCCTCAGGCGCCCGTTCTCGGTAGCCGGCACGCCGGAGCGCGGCCGTCTGGAGCTCCTGTTCGAGGTGCGCGGCGACGGCACGCGCGACCTCGCCTCGCTGCCCGACGGCGGCGAGCTGGCGCTCACGGGCCCTCTGGGACGGGCGTTCGAGAAGCACCCCGCAGGCGCCGCGGCCGTTCTCGTCGCGGGCGGCATCGGTGTCGCCGGGCTCCGCATGCTGGCGTTCCGGCTCGCGGCCGCCCGTGTGCCGACCACGGCGTTCGTCGGAGCGAGAGGCGCCGGGCGCCTTCTGCATCGCGAGCTGCCGCCGGCGGGAGACCATCTCCGCATCGAGCCGGCGACCGACGACGGGTCGGAGGGACGTCCGGGGACGGTCTGTGAGCTCTTCGAGGAACGGAGCGGCGAACTGCCGGACGGAGCGCGTGTCTACCTGTGCGGACCTCGACCGATGATCCGGACCGCGGGGCGGACGGCCGTCGAACACGGACTCCGTGCCTTCGCGCTCCTTGAGGAGACGATGGCCTGCGGCGTCGGGGCCTGCCGGGGCTGCGTCGTTGAAACCCGCGACGGCTACCGGACGGTCTGCGCGGACGGCCCGGTCTTCGACGTCGCCGACCTCATGCCGGTCTGGAGGTCCGATGACTGA
- a CDS encoding amidohydrolase family protein, with the protein MKRILIRGGRVIDPAAGTDDTLDVLIDDGRIAEVAGSIEADDVSTTVDADGRIVAPGLVDIHVHLREPGNEDAETIESGSRAAVHGGVTTVAAMPNTEPPIDTASWVEFVASRKAAARVLPVAAITVGRRGENLTEMAELRTAGAVAFSDDGCSVLNAALMRRALDYARMVGVPVVSHCEDPALSGNGTANEGLSSTRAGLKPVPAAAEEVMVARDLILAGTTGARLHVAHVSTAGSVELVRRAKADGLPVTCETCPHYFSLTDEEVLTYDSSVRVNPPLRSRTDVEAIREGLRDGTIDAIASDHAPHTHEDKEVEFDAAPPGMIGLETLLPVTLTNLVDGGVLDLPAALALLTHRPAGILGLPHGTLAVGSEADVCIVDPTTSRTIEASWFRSKSKNSPWIGRKLRGTVTTTICRGEIVSAENGGDTGADPSASPGRGRKLAVHA; encoded by the coding sequence ATGAAGAGGATCCTGATCAGGGGCGGCCGCGTCATCGACCCGGCCGCCGGAACGGACGACACGCTCGATGTCCTCATTGATGACGGGAGGATCGCGGAGGTCGCGGGCTCGATCGAGGCGGACGACGTCTCGACGACCGTCGACGCCGACGGGAGAATCGTCGCGCCGGGTCTCGTCGACATCCATGTCCATCTTCGCGAGCCGGGGAACGAGGACGCCGAGACCATCGAGAGCGGCTCCCGTGCCGCGGTCCACGGCGGGGTCACGACCGTCGCCGCGATGCCGAACACGGAGCCCCCGATCGACACGGCCTCCTGGGTCGAGTTCGTTGCCTCACGGAAGGCCGCCGCCCGGGTGCTGCCGGTCGCCGCGATCACCGTCGGACGCCGGGGCGAGAACCTGACGGAGATGGCGGAGCTCAGGACCGCGGGCGCGGTCGCCTTCTCGGACGACGGCTGTTCGGTCCTAAACGCCGCGCTCATGCGCAGGGCGCTCGACTACGCCCGCATGGTTGGCGTCCCGGTCGTCTCGCACTGCGAGGACCCGGCGCTCTCCGGAAACGGAACGGCCAACGAGGGCCTCTCGTCGACCCGGGCGGGCCTCAAGCCGGTCCCGGCGGCGGCCGAGGAGGTCATGGTCGCGAGGGACCTGATCCTCGCGGGCACGACAGGAGCCAGACTCCACGTGGCGCACGTGTCGACGGCCGGCTCGGTCGAGCTCGTCAGGAGGGCGAAGGCCGACGGGCTCCCGGTCACGTGCGAAACGTGCCCGCACTACTTCAGCCTGACCGACGAGGAGGTCCTGACGTACGACTCGAGCGTGAGGGTCAACCCGCCGCTCCGCTCGAGAACCGACGTCGAGGCCATCCGCGAGGGACTGCGCGACGGCACGATCGACGCCATCGCAAGCGACCATGCGCCGCACACGCATGAGGACAAGGAGGTCGAGTTCGACGCCGCGCCGCCCGGGATGATCGGTCTGGAGACGCTCCTGCCGGTCACGCTGACCAATCTGGTGGACGGCGGGGTCCTGGACCTGCCTGCGGCGCTGGCCCTTCTGACGCACAGGCCGGCCGGTATCCTCGGCCTGCCCCACGGAACGCTGGCCGTCGGCTCGGAAGCCGACGTCTGCATCGTCGATCCGACGACGTCCCGGACCATCGAGGCGTCCTGGTTCCGCTCGAAGTCAAAGAACTCACCTTGGATCGGGCGCAAGCTCAGGGGAACGGTCACCACAACGATCTGCCGCGGGGAGATTGTCAGTGCCGAGAACGGAGGCGACACGGGGGCGGATCCGAGCGCGTCGCCCGGTCGCGGAAGGAAGCTGGCTGTTCACGCTTGA
- a CDS encoding aspartate carbamoyltransferase catalytic subunit: MQWTKRHLLGLEGLSREEIATVLDTAAIFKEILGRPVKKVPTLRGVTIANLFFEASTRTRMSFELAEKRLSADTINFSASTSSVKKGETLRDTARNIEAMMVDMVVMRHSSAGAPHFLAKHLDASIVNAGDGTHEHPTQALLDLFTMREHVGELQNRKVVIVGDILHSRVARSDVWGLKALGAEVTLVGPTTFMPAEIEGMGASVSQDLDRAAEDADIVNILRIQRERQEGGFLPSLREYTRLFGVTSERVAGMRDDVVIMHPGPINRGVELAPDVADGERSVILEQVTNGVAVRMAVLFLISRVRASERTEDAELLAEVSI, encoded by the coding sequence GTGCAGTGGACGAAACGGCACCTGCTTGGCCTTGAGGGCCTGAGCCGGGAGGAGATCGCGACCGTGCTCGACACGGCAGCGATCTTCAAGGAGATCCTCGGCCGCCCCGTCAAGAAGGTCCCCACGCTTCGAGGCGTCACCATCGCCAACCTCTTCTTCGAGGCCAGCACTCGTACGAGGATGTCGTTCGAGCTGGCTGAGAAGCGCCTCTCCGCCGACACGATCAACTTCTCGGCATCGACATCGAGTGTGAAGAAGGGCGAGACGCTCCGCGACACCGCCCGGAACATCGAGGCGATGATGGTCGACATGGTCGTCATGCGCCACTCGTCGGCGGGCGCCCCGCACTTCCTCGCGAAGCACCTGGACGCCTCCATCGTGAACGCCGGCGACGGCACCCACGAGCACCCTACGCAGGCGCTTCTCGACCTCTTCACGATGCGCGAGCACGTCGGCGAGCTTCAGAACAGGAAGGTGGTCATCGTCGGGGACATACTCCACTCGAGGGTCGCGCGCTCCGATGTCTGGGGCCTCAAGGCGCTCGGCGCGGAGGTGACGCTCGTCGGTCCCACGACCTTCATGCCGGCTGAGATAGAGGGCATGGGCGCCTCCGTGTCGCAGGACCTCGACAGAGCGGCGGAGGATGCCGACATCGTCAATATCCTGAGGATCCAGCGCGAACGGCAGGAAGGGGGCTTTCTCCCCAGTCTCCGCGAGTACACGAGACTCTTCGGCGTCACGTCCGAGCGCGTCGCCGGCATGAGGGACGACGTGGTCATCATGCATCCCGGACCGATCAACCGGGGCGTCGAGCTGGCGCCCGACGTCGCGGACGGCGAGCGGTCGGTCATCCTCGAACAGGTGACGAACGGGGTCGCGGTGCGGATGGCGGTTCTCTTCCTCATCTCGCGAGTGAGAGCATCCGAGCGAACCGAGGACGCCGAGCTTCTCGCGGAGGTGAGCATATGA
- a CDS encoding cupin domain-containing protein, with protein sequence MRDRAGPHGPALFFVAPSSLPLTVRPASGTMSVPTRAGTPTKEHGRMRHVPKDERTPRPVDVEGAEGVSVAKLVAENDGAPTAAMRHFVIEAGGNTPWHAHDWEHVVYVLEGEGALVTEGKETPFEAGDALLVEPDEQHNFVNTGDGRLRFLCVVPLRGD encoded by the coding sequence ATGCGAGACAGGGCGGGTCCCCACGGACCCGCCCTGTTCTTCGTGGCGCCGTCCTCTTTGCCTTTGACGGTGCGCCCGGCATCTGGGACAATGTCGGTTCCGACTCGAGCAGGGACCCCAACGAAGGAGCACGGGAGAATGAGGCACGTTCCGAAGGACGAGAGGACGCCGCGGCCGGTCGATGTCGAGGGGGCGGAGGGAGTGAGCGTTGCGAAGCTCGTCGCCGAGAACGACGGCGCGCCCACGGCCGCCATGCGCCACTTCGTGATAGAGGCCGGCGGCAACACGCCGTGGCATGCTCACGACTGGGAGCACGTCGTCTACGTTCTCGAGGGAGAGGGTGCGCTCGTGACGGAAGGGAAGGAGACGCCGTTCGAGGCCGGCGACGCGCTCCTGGTCGAGCCGGACGAGCAGCATAACTTCGTCAACACGGGCGACGGCCGGCTTCGCTTCCTCTGCGTTGTCCCCCTCAGGGGAGACTGA